GCACCGCCGACCTCTTCACCACGCCATAAACCGAGCGGCCACACGCCCGTAGGCATGTGGCCGCTCGGTCCCCCCGGCAGAAAGATTCGCTTATGTGCAGCTGCGCGCCCAGATCTCGCGGATGTTGGCGGGCAGCCGCATGGGGTCGAATGGCTTGCTGATCACATCCAGCGCGCCCATCGCCTGATACTGGGCGATCTCGTGCGACTGGACCTTGGCGGTCATAAAGATCACCGGGATGCCCGCCGTCGCCGGGTTGGCGCGCAGCTCGCTGAGCGTGGTCGGGCCATCCATCATCGGCATCATCACATCCAGCAGGATGATGTCGGGGTGGAAG
The sequence above is a segment of the Chloroflexia bacterium SDU3-3 genome. Coding sequences within it:
- a CDS encoding response regulator, whose product is MSAPLQRVMMVEDEPDIQTIAQMALEVLGQFTVEICSSGPEALAKAPIFHPDIILLDVMMPMMDGPTTLSELRANPATAGIPVIFMTAKVQSHEIAQYQAMGALDVISKPFDPMRLPANIREIWARSCT